Proteins from a single region of Eremothecium gossypii ATCC 10895 chromosome VI, complete sequence:
- the SWD1 gene encoding COMPASS subunit protein SWD1 (Syntenic homolog of Saccharomyces cerevisiae YAR003W (SWD1)): MANRLLQDPFSVLKEYPETLTYTFEIPLQCDCLEFSPGGDYLAVGCSNGSLVIYDMDTKKPISVLGNHGGGHVRAVQSVAWSQCGRYLWSSSRDWRVKMWDLAAVGRQNQEYMFDGPVWMCRVLAGPQPRCIATVVEERWALLVDFSAGAADVREVRDPAEDAAEDRGNTLVTCLHPRAQDVVITGTSKGWVVIYRLLADGGFHALHSEFISNCNIKNIEVAPYGERMAINCSDRTIRQYALVLHDTSASLQLEHKYQDVINKLQWNSVAFSNHAGEYLVASAHGSSAHDLYVWETASGTLVRVLEGPEEELLDIDWNYYNMSIASNGLESGNVYVWSIVIPPKWSALAPDFEEVEENIEYREKEDEFDQLDELGHQLEQDEAEEVHIDLRTRDRFDVRGNDLAVQRFIIPTDYESILLINRMQEDHADRQST; this comes from the coding sequence ATGGCAAATCGGTTGTTGCAGGATCCATTCAGTGTACTGAAGGAATACCCTGAGACGCTAACATATACGTTTGAAATCCCGCTGCAATGCGATTGTCTGGAGTTCAGCCCAGGCGGTGACTACCTGGCAGTTGGATGCTCCAACGGGTCTCTGGTGATCTACGACATGGATACGAAGAAGCCTATTTCGGTGCTGGGAAACCATGGGGGCGGCCATGTACGAGCGGTGCAGTCGGTGGCGTGGTCGCAATGTGGACGGTACCTATGGAGCAGCTCGCGGGATTGGAGAGTGAAGATGTGGGACCTCGCGGCGGTGGGGCGGCAGAACCAGGAGTACATGTTTGATGGGCCGGTTTGGATGTGCCGGGTGCTGGCGGgcccgcagccgcggtGCATAGCGACGGTGGTGGAGGAGCGGTgggcgctgctggtggaCTTCTCGGCAGGCGCAGCAGACGTTCGAGAGGTCCGCGACCCGGCAGAGGACGCTGCGGAGGACCGGGGGAACACGCTCGTGACGTGCCTGCACCCGCGGGCGCAGGATGTGGTCATCACCGGGACGTCAAAGGGGTGGGTCGTGATCTACCGCCTTCTCGCGGACGGAGGGTTCCACGCGCTCCACAGCGAGTTCATCAGCAACTGCAACATAAAGAACATCGAGGTGGCGCCGTACGGCGAGCGCATGGCAATCAACTGCTCGGACCGCACCATCCGGCAGTACGCGCTGGTTCTGCATGACACGTCCGCGTCACTGCAGCTGGAGCACAAGTACCAGGACGTCATAAACAAGCTACAGTGGAACTCGGTCGCTTTTAGCAACCATGCAGGCGAGTATCTGGTTGCCTCGGCACATGGATCGTCGGCGCACGACCTCTATGTGTGGGAGACCGCGTCGGGCACGCTAGTGCGTGTCCTGGAAGGgccggaggaggagctgctcgaCATAGACTGGAACTACTACAACATGTCCATCGCGAGCAACGGTCTGGAGTCCGGCAATGTCTACGTGTGGTCCATCGTCATCCCACCCAAGTGGAGTGCACTCGCGCCGGACTTTgaggaggtggaggagaACATAGAGTACCGCGAGAAGGAGGATGAGTTTGACCAGCTCGACGAATTGGGACATCAGTTGGAACAGGACGAAGCCGAGGAGGTCCACATCGATCTGCGTACGCGAGACCGATTTGATGTTCGCGGGAATGACCTTGCAGTGCAGCGCTTCATTATTCCGACAGACTACGAAAGCATTTTACTGATTAACCGCATGCAAGAGGACCACGCGGACAGGCAGTCTACGTGA
- the ERP1 gene encoding Erp1p (Syntenic homolog of Saccharomyces cerevisiae YAR002C-A (ERP1) and YGL002W (ERP6)): MNLKTFLQVLVLGMLPLQVSGFYFYVNGGDRKCFHSELMKDAVLNLKYNVQSYDSQSGTYRDMRDGELMMMIDIEEVFDDNHRVMHQKLPAYGTTTFNAVDSGEHKVCVQPQFQGWMARTKTKITLDFEIGSDLLLDPKKKDKLQYLHSRVLQLGEKVKAIRNEQRLVREREAQFRDASESANSWVVWCAVMTLFVLGGTCFWQVNHLRTFFMKQKVL; the protein is encoded by the coding sequence ATGAACTTGAAGACATTTTTACAGGTACTGGTGCTCGGCATGTTGCCGTTGCAGGTCAGTGGGTTCTACTTCTATGTCAATGGTGGAGACCGTAAGTGCTTCCACAGTGAATTAATGAAAGATGCGGTTTTGAACCTGAAGTACAACGTGCAATCGTACGACTCCCAGTCTGGAACGTACCGGGACATGCGGGACGGTGAACTAATGATGATGATCGACATAGAGGAGGTGTTTGACGACAACCACCGTGTTATGCACCAGAAATTGCCGGCGTACGGTACAACTACGTTCAACGCGGTTGACTCTGGCGAGCACAAGGTTTGCGTTCAGCCGCAGTTCCAGGGGTGGATGGCGCGCACCAAGACAAAGATCACGCTTGACTTTGAGATCGGATCGGACCTACTGCTGGATcccaagaagaaggacaagCTGCAGTACCTGCATTCGCGCGTGCTACAGCTCGGCGAGAAGGTGAAGGCGATCCGCAACGAGCAGCGGTTGGTGCGTGAGAGGGAGGCCCAATTCCGCGATGCGTCCGAGAGCGCCAATTCGTGGGTTGTATGGTGTGCGGTCATGACGTTGTTTGTGCTTGGCGGCACATGCTTCTGGCAGGTCAACCACCTGCGCACCTTCTTCATGAAACAGAAAGTGTTGTAA
- the NUP60 gene encoding FG-nucleoporin NUP60 (Syntenic homolog of Saccharomyces cerevisiae YAR002W (NUP60); 1-intron), which translates to MQKMYSRKRTSSAVEHSAPYRKPVIAPSVGNASTSTQKGASLLQRVKSFFHGDERLSHLSRSDDASSDQKLYHVPGGFYDVDARNPVVKLPSALAVGTAESSGNFKATLSDGEEDEPNISNAKLAQFFREKGDAPLTEIEYEGVMSLIKRSQSVASTPDGKNILPKEVSELRVLRSTSDTTYTPLRAPSYTPKYGNIALHNTNSAGTSTPPTRRRVFDYSRLPSPYRTTVYKYSAAKVPSQGTTTRKTSENAVSKPVKSTHAPKKLSHTASALISLLDGEGKADISESSAYASLSNPYSSHISHMHRGRPSSAAKTIEPSTKPVNTETTPITSTALEELSNAKQAVPPHATQPVSGFKPSRPSSLRVEVTVEKSPEKSPRQPVPQSSKFNFSFQKPKDHNVDTLSEKPHTIPDATSTFSFQPLAKVEESNTHGATLNGPMENNISGSSLQSNGSFNFSNGIQKVSQVHKSEDKHNTTSRTPFAFSFSKPDLPKDDSSFAENTAASAEAVPFHFDFGTLPVSGIDPSSVDEEKVKRLKSTFTF; encoded by the exons ATGCAGAAGATGTATTCACGAAAGCGAACGTCTAGCGCTGTAGAACATAGCGCTCCTTACAGGAAGCCGGTAATTGCCCCATCAGTGGGAAACGCAAGCACATCGACTCAGAAG GGAGCTTCTTTGCTGCAAAGAGTTAAATCTTTTTTCCATGGCGATGAGCGTCTCAGCCATCTGTCCCGGAGCGATGATGCAAGCTCGGATCAGAAGCTCTACCATGTTCCTGGTGGATTCTATGACGTAGATGCCAGGAATCCTGTGGTTAAGCTTCCTAGCGCATTAGCAGTGGGCACAGCTGAAAGTAGTGGCAACTTTAAAGCCACCTTGAGTGATGGAGAAGAAGATGAGCCTAATATATCAAATGCGAAGTTGGCTCAATTCTTTAGAGAAAAAGGTGATGCACCACTCACAGAGATTGAATACGAGGGTGTCATGTCATTGATCAAAAGGAGCCAATCAGTAGCTTCAACTCCCGACGGTAAAAATATCTTACCAAAGGAGGTGAGCGAACTAAGGGTACTTCGGTCAACTTCGGACACCACTTACACTCCTCTGAGAGCGCCATCTTACACACCAAAGTACGGTAACATTGCCCTACACAATACTAATTCTGCTGGAACCTCTACTCCACCTACAAGGCGCCGTGTGTTTGACTACTCAAGACTTCCATCACCATACAGAACAACTGTCTACAAGTACAGTGCCGCCAAAGTTCCATCGCAGGGAACAACAACCAGAAAGACAAGTGAGAATGCTGTTAGTAAGCCCGTTAAGAGTACGCATGCTCCCAAGAAATTGAGTCATACAGCATCTGCTTTGATATCTTTGCTAGATGGGGAGGGGAAAGCAGATATCTCTGAGAGCAGTGCGTATGCAAGCCTATCCAACCCATATTCTTCCCATATCTCTCATATGCACAGAGGCAGACCCTCATCTGCTGCTAAAACCATTGAGCCTTCAACAAAGCCTGTCAACACAGAGACAACGCCGATAACATCAACAGCATTAGAGGAGTTGTCAAATGCAAAGCAGGCCGTGCCTCCTCATGCTACACAACCAGTGTCCGGGTTTAAACCTTCCAGGCCTTCATCGCTGCGCGTTGAGGTGACTGTTGAAAAGTCGCCTGAAAAGTCGCCTCGGCAGCCTGTTCCACAGAGCTCTAAATTTAACTTTTCTTTCCAAAAGCCCAAAGACCACAATGTGGATACTTTGTCTGAGAAGCCACACACTATACCTGATGCAACCAGCACATTTTCGTTTCAACCTCTGGCCAAAGTAGAGGAATCTAATACCCACGGAGCTACTCTTAACGGGCCCATGGAGAATAACATATCGGGGAGCTCATTGCAGTCGAATGGGTCGTTCAATTTTTCTAATGGCATTCAGAAAGTCTCCCAAGTTCATAAAAGTGAAGATAAGCACAATACGACATCCCGCACCCCCTTTGCATTTTCCTTCTCGAAACCTGACTTACCCAAGGATGACTCCTCATTTGCAGAGAACACTGCAGCATCTGCCGAAGCGGTTCCGTTCCACTTTGACTTCGGAACCTTACCTGTATCTGGGATTGATCCTTCGAGCGTAGACGAAGAAAAGGTCAAACGCCTGAAATCGACCTTTACCTTTTAG
- a CDS encoding AFL003Cp (NOHBY601; No homolog in Saccharomyces cerevisiae; Syntenic homolog of Saccharomyces kluyveri SAKL0H22528g), which produces MRFALILFATGLVQCALGISLHWGHKDVSPDTKNYEIASVIWDRLERLNSSSLTKEQVLFIKTAAIVGSLSPKEISQHSFPWQTATSHNIKENSKRLKEQIGQGLSLAYLNVKDMADIEYLKEQVYQMEMMWDELTGIIHHALKVTIRNRHKELNWLVNTYLKFYIFSAEKINKKLAVDKGEPKKMVGSLMSIQLEAHKLMNQYIKMLQRKKTNVEEKPQWRSFDSPQPLPESEPMQVEKLDLDHLAKDVPLDKDNTLALLLKFKVLSAYQIFPTVPFCAVANIIFVAGNLCGKLFAGVTSRQAEILRELSKRMA; this is translated from the coding sequence ATGAGGTTTGCTTTAATTCTTTTCGCTACAGGGTTAGTACAGTGCGCACTTGGTATATCTTTACATTGGGGTCACAAAGATGTTTCTCCTGACACTAAAAACTATGAGATAGCAAGTGTTATCTGGGACCGGCTAGAGCGGCTAAATTCGTCTTCGCTAACTAAGGAGCAAGTCCTATTTATCAAGACTGCTGCCATAGTTGGCAGCTTAAGCCCAAAGGAAATTTCTCAACACTCCTTTCCATGGCAAACGGCTACCTCTCACAATATTAAGGAAAACAGTAAACGTCTAAAGGAGCAGATTGGGCAGGGCCTCTCACTAGCGTATCTCAATGTCAAAGATATGGCAGACATTGAATACCTCAAGGAGCAGGTCTATCAAATGGAAATGATGTGGGACGAACTTACCGGTATCATACACCATGCGCTAAAGGTTACCATCAGGAACAGACATAAGGAGCTCAATTGGCTAGTTAACACCTATTTGAAGTTCTACATATTCAGTGCTGAGAAAATTAACAAAAAGTTGGCAGTAGACAAAGGAGAGCCAAAGAAAATGGTGGGCAGCTTGATGAGTATACAGCTTGAAGCGCACAAGTTGATGAACCAATATATCAAAATGCTTCAACGTAAAAAGACCAACGTTGAGGAAAAACCACAATGGAGATCTTTCGATTCCCCACAGCCACTTCCAGAGAGTGAGCCAATGCAGGTTGAAAAGTTGGATCTAGACCATCTGGCAAAGGATGTGCCATTAGATAAGGATAATACATTGGCATTGTTATTAAAGTTCAAGGTATTGAGTGCCTATCAAATCTTCCCGACTGTTCCGTTCTGCGCTGTCGCCAACATAATATTTGTTGCAGGAAACTTGTGTGGTAAGCTATTCGCAGGAGTGACCAGTAGACAGGCCGAGATTTTAAGGGAACTCTCGAAGCGTATGGCCTAG